aaaagtagtccatatgactcacgcACATACTACAGTATTTACTGTATTAAGTCATATGATAGATTTGAACAagcaacagaccaaaatttacgttgttattcactgacaatCTTCCCTTCCATCATAGCTCCCAAATCTCATTCTCCTTTCTGCATTTACAAGCGTGCGTGTCGCGTTagattataaaaattaaataaccaATGGTGTTTTATGGCAAATGACCTCAAACCTTAGATTCAATGCCATTTTGAATCTAAATGTGAATGCGAAGGAGATTTTTGAgctagattttcagtgaataacaattgAACAtttctctgttcctcacacaaagatatcaGAATACTTCAGAATACTTTTTTGCCCTATGAGCTTGACAGACGTGGTCActttgaactgtcattgtatggaaaagagctgttcaTCAAGAGAATATTCATCAAAATATCCCATTTTGTGTTCTAGAGAAGAAATTGAGGCCAACACCAACACGTTTTTAGTTAAAAACTCCATTTTCCATTTTCTAACGTCatggttttccaaagtatgcggttttTGAAAGTCTTCGTTTTGGTGAAGGAAAATGGCATTTTTAAatgacatgagcgtgagtaaataataacagaatttgtatttttgggtgaactattcctttaacaatatctgattttaaaataaaactaatacAATTGATGTGTTCCTGTGGTTGGTTTTTGCTGATAGAAACAAAATTGTGTGGGTCTCTGGGATGAGTTGGTAGCTAAATGTGATATGCACTTGATTTGTAAATCCCGAGCCACACCATTTTGTGTCCCTTTTTTGTTGACACCAAGTTCTCATActtcctccttcaatgtaaagTAATTTTGTGGTTTCCAAGAATTTGATACCACTAATACAAGACCATGCTAAACAAGCGATTTTTATTCAAAATCAGTCGGGGAAATGTAAGACTGAAAAACTAACCAGTAAACAGAACATGaccatttgtttatttgtatgaaaatgtacttaataagatttgtgtgtgtatgtgtgtgtgtatttacaaaTGGTGGGCTGAATTTCACTAGATTATGATATGACAGTTAATATTGCTGGATATGATTTTGTGGGTTTCTCTGTCAATGTTAGAGTCAAATATGAAAGCGAGACTGATGAATATACATCTGTTTCCAGTACACTTACGTCCCTCACGCGCTGTATCCACGGTCCCCGGTCCCCCACTGTAGCACGGATGATGAGGACCCTGGGGGTCGCAGTCCACCCTTTGAGGTGTCAGAAGGTGAGGAGGATGCTGAGGGTCACCGGGGCACCTCCAGCACTCTGTCAGGTGAGCTACAAACAGAAAAGACATGTCATGTTTAGTTTGAACACAAAGTGATGTGGTTCATGGACGCTTGAAGAAcaacatgaaatggcttgatgagcgcagttttctgtcctgtgttgactCATTTCCTTCTTTGAAGAGCTTGCTCCTTTTTTAAAAATAGCAAGTTGCCTTTAGTTTGTCAAAGCAATGAACGTTTATTTGCTACTTGCTTGTCGGTTGCAGGGGGAGGAacattttcattctagagagcatttgatttgaCAAAAATTGGTGTAGTGCAAaataagtcatcaatatttttagaCTGTTTTCCTTGACGATAAAGACAATACAAATTAAATGTGTTTATCGGCAATTTAGTAGAACATTAGCAAATAGATGgtttcaaagctaacagacatggactaaaatgtacaaaaatcacattttaatttcatggggGTTTAAAAAGACTCTTCCAGGGTAAATACAATACTTGAGTTCtgtccaacctggtctcacagaattacgttaatatgcaaaatgatttttacgggGCTCGTTGTACGTTTtgcatcagtttcctggtgaaatgaacactagagatgctacaacaacaatgacttttattcactttcacacaaatcacaagtaaaacagtcGATTATTAGTTCATCAACACTTTTcatcctgtttctcacacaatgctatcttatgaaatctaaacacttttactatagtgcatggcGAAACATTtttacgtttgcattacataaccaactacatttacaagcttgttcgagtgtgatcaaattgtgtggtagctcaactgattgagcattgcacttgtgatgtacaAACCGAGGTAGGTGTCCTGAAGAGAAAgcgagtcgacatgtgagccgaaagtgtcatagaagcaccacaaaatgacgtggttgcttcagcgatTGAGCTTTTTATATAGCATtagttttttatgacactatcagttagattttggtttaaggtttagggttggaacTGGGAGGTgggttgttgatttaaaactcgaaagCGCCACAgtgtggacatttcatcttggaactgccgcgatacTTGTAATGAACCGAAAACTTCACCACAGTCACAGTATGGCCAGTACAACCATGCTACTCTGCTATTTCTCTATTTTGCAGTGGGTATGTGCACAGTATGTGAATttttgtatgcatggaatacctggCTGATCTTctatatttgccaaaatgtgcagtacattgtacaacagagcacactgtgtGAGATTCTGTATCTTCCTGTACAATCCAGTGTACTTCGCTTTAACCTTCCTTTTGCCTTGTGAGGAACCAGAAGTCATTTTAACTGTAATAGACATCTCCTTTTGCAAAAATTTAAGTTAggacatttttacataaatataGATTAAATGTTGTATTTCTGACATTATTTGTCCAGATGAACTAGACGTCAAttgtgcccacccactttttcagccctcTTGgctccggaagtatttttcccattcattttttccattgggatttcataaaatccttcataaaagaaccgaaaccagccagctccgaggtgaatcacaacattaaaagctttgatttgaagaaaaaatgtatttgacattCGGACAAAAGATCTTTATCTttttacaagactgtgtacttaacatcataaatgagggaatgaactacaatcccatgaagcattacaaatgaggtaatcaaattaaaagctatggaaaaatatacatttattgatttaaatttgttattctGAAATATACAGATATATTCCAATATTTGTATTAATTCGAGTTTTTAGGGAGAGCTAATCGATTGcgtcatttacagtgcatcatgggagtgggcggtcactgcagagctatTTTTGTGCACTTTGTATGcagtggttctctgattggtggatagtTTCTTTAAGGATCATGGgtggtgtagttcttcaccaggaattccgctaatAAACAGGATTTCAGTTGAAAGATGACTAACAtatgactgatggcttcagcagaagcatatacagttgaagtcagaagtttacacacactttggttgaagtcattaaaactaattttttaaccactccacagatttaatattcgcaaactatatttttggcaagtcgtttaggacgtcTTCTTTGTGCGGGAatcgagtaatttttccaacaattgtttacagacagaatgtttcacttttgattgactatatcacaattccagtgggtcagaagtttacatacactaagttaactgtgcctttaagcggcttggaaaattccagaaaatgatgtcaagcctttagataattagccaattagcttctgataggaggtgtactgtatttgaggtgtacctgtggatgtattttaaggcctaccttcaaactcagtgcctctttgcttgacatcatgggaaaatcaaaagaaatcagccaagacctcaacaaaaaaaaaagaaaaaaaaaaaaaaaaaactgtggacctccacaagtctggttcatccttgggagcaatttccaaatgcctgaaggtaccacattcatccgtacaaacaatagtacgcaagtataaacaccacgggacaaggcagccatcatactgctcaggaaagagacacattctgtctcctagagatgaacgtagtttggtgtgaaaagtgcaaatcaatcccagaacaacagcaaagaaccttgtgaagatgctgaaggaaacaggtagacaagtatctatatccacagtaaaacgatttaaagtcaatgctaccaaatactaatgggtggctgtggctcaggtggtagagcaggttggCCACTAATTGCAGGGTTGGCAGTTCAATTCCTGGCCCACATAACTCCATGtgctgaagtgtccttgggcaaggcactgaaccccaagttgctcccaatggcaggctagtgccttgcatggcagctctgctgtcattggtgtgtgtgtgtgtgaacaggtgaatgagtcacagtgtaaagtgctttgtaactgctaaggttaaaaagcactatataagtgcagaccattaacaaagtgtatataaacttctgacccactgggaatgtgatgaaagaaataaaagctgaaataaatcattctctttactattattctgacatttcacattcttaaaataaagtagtgatcctaactgacctaagacagggaatgttttctacaattaaatgtcaggaattctgaaaaattgagtttaaatgtgtttggctaaggtgtatgtaaacttctgactttgaCTTGTACCTTCAATTAATGACCTCGGAACTCAcattaggtctgtctttaaaggtttataagttataattaaaaattaatttgcctttggagaaaataaatgggattttgacttccggaaccagactgttgcactctgttgcGAGTATGAGTGACATGATGATCTGTACTTTGTcacaaatttaaaaagaaaaacattgctAAATAATCCAAcagtgacaaaaaatatatagttttaattaaataatgccaaatacagtttcatggcagATAAttagtatttatatatttgagaTCAAAATTGGCATATCCGATGAGATTTCTCGGTGTTGTTGATGCTGTGTCATCCagaaagtgttttaaaataaatgtcaactTCTACAGGAAACAAAAGGAAAGTTCGTCTCTATCAGTTCCTCCTGGACCTTCTGCAAGACGGAGATATGCGCGACTGCATCTGGTGGGTGGACCGAGAGCGAGGTGTCTTTCAGTTCTCCTCCAAACACAAGGAGACTCTGGCCAGCCGCTGGGGCCAGCAGAAGGGCAACCGCAAGAGAATGACCTACCAGAAGATGGCCAGGGCGCTGCGCAACTATGGCAAGACCGGCGAGGTCAAAAAGGTAAAGAAGAAACTGACATATCAGTTCAGCAGTGAGGTGTTGAGGAGAACGAGTATGGAACGGAGGCTGTATCATCACTGAGAGAGGACTGAGAGCACTCGAGATCCAGCTTCTCTTGCCCATAACAACATCTACTTGTCTTCTGTAAAACAGAGCACAATTTGCTGTAAAAATGTCAATCTCAGGGattttaaattgaaataacatgtattTCGCAGTCATTTTGCAACAAGTGTTTAAGTGCCCTTTTGTAATGTAAGGGCAGACAAATAACTTCAGTGTGAGTTAGTCTACTCAGCCGATTTAGGTTTCCCACACTTTGTTAACCAGGGTCAAGTTTAACGTTGGGTTAACTGTGGATTAGTAATTAATCTGGGTAGTCGGGTTTTGACATTTCACACTGTACTTTTTTCAACCCTGGGTTAATGTTTTCCGTTGCATATTTGCAAGGTTAATAATGATTTGGACAGAAACAGCATGCAACAAGCACCTGACTTGTTTTATAACTGCTTGTAACTGTGGAAACATTGCCACGTGAATTgactatttaattaattaattaaacccTTTTTTATTAGGCAGTTTATTAGTTGTCTGTTGCTAACTTGTTGAAACATGCTTACGCTGTATAGATTCATattcagttttaaagggatagttcaccctaaaatgaaaattctctcatcatttactcaccctcaggccatcccagatgtgtatgactttctttattcagcagaacacaaatgaagatttttagaagaatatttcagctctgtaggtccatacaatgcaagtcaacagggtccagaactttgaagctccaaaatcacataaaggcagcataaaagtaattcataagattcCAGaggcttaatccatgtcttatgaagtgatatgataggtgtgggtgagaaacagatcaatatttaagtcctttttaactacaaatctacactttcactcccacattctggtgtggaagtgactttcacgttcagccacctactggttggagcTGGTTAacggtggagatttatagttaaaaaggatcACATCGCTtaagaagaaatggatttaaccactggagtcttttggattacttttatgctgcattatgtgcttttaggagcttcaaagttctggtcaccattaacttgcattgtatggacctacagagctgaaatgttcttctaaaaaatcattgttagtgttctgcagaagaaagaaagtcatacacatctggaatggcatgagggtgagtaaataatgagagaattttaggaGCTAAATGTTTGAAAAGCCTTTTTCATGGAACAAGTGTAGCATTGCCTATATGCAGATGTTTGTAATATAATATGCAATGATAACTTTCAACTGTTTATATGTCCTTTCTGTTCTACTTTAAGTACATAAAGACCTCATGTCATAAATATGTTGATCTGTTTTCCCAAAAGAGACTGTTGCAACACAAACTGACTTTTAATCACATGCATGATGTGAAAATCTACAATTTAATTTCCATTAGTGATAATGCTTattcttgatatcagtaattactgCAAGTTtgcactagtagaatttcacaatgatctctcATTGACTCTTATTCAAAACAGTTACTGATATCTATAATTAATgtctttattttaaatttcatatACACATATcatacttcttactagtaaaaaaatgttaatatcagGAATgggcatttgcactagtaaaaatgtagttattgatataaaaataatcatcTTTACTAGTAAGAAATGCATTGCTGATGTATTTAGAATTTCAAATAGTAAAACATTAGTAATAGATATCTGGAACTGCATTTTGAAtggtgaatgacagatcattgtgaaattctactagtgaaaatagTTACAGATATGaataattgtttttactagttgaaattccatttttgacaCCAATGAAGGGCATTTCTGTGAGTAATGACATCATCACAAGAATGAAAATTTTTCTAatgcaaacctaattactgatGTATAACAAATTGCATTTTCATTAACTTgatgatatcaagaattagcattatAACTAgtgaaaatataatacagtatctataattcatatcctgcatgtgcttaaatg
This genomic window from Myxocyprinus asiaticus isolate MX2 ecotype Aquarium Trade chromosome 48, UBuf_Myxa_2, whole genome shotgun sequence contains:
- the spi1a gene encoding transcription factor PU.1a is translated as MLHYRMESCVISPLSEEIMPYDHGGRPTYDFYQYLSTDPETLPESGWDYTSVHVQHSEFEPPQDLQFTELHPTQYRFGDVEPYHPSVDPGMATILPVVPPQYTYVPHALYPRSPVPHCSTDDEDPGGRSPPFEVSEGEEDAEGHRGTSSTLSGNKRKVRLYQFLLDLLQDGDMRDCIWWVDRERGVFQFSSKHKETLASRWGQQKGNRKRMTYQKMARALRNYGKTGEVKKVKKKLTYQFSSEVLRRTSMERRLYHH